In one Lolium rigidum isolate FL_2022 chromosome 3, APGP_CSIRO_Lrig_0.1, whole genome shotgun sequence genomic region, the following are encoded:
- the LOC124695300 gene encoding butanoate--CoA ligase AAE1-like, whose product MDGSVRCEANYVPLTPLSFLERAALVYGARTAVVLGDREYSWRDTRDRCLAGASALARLGVGRRDVVAVLAANTPAMYELHFSVPMTGGVLCTLNTRLDAAMVSVLLSHSEAKVFLVESQFLAVARDALALLAEDKATVPLLITIDADGDGSSEGAPEYEALLRSAPRGFEIRWPADECDPISLNYTSGTTSRPKGVIYSHRGAYLNTLAAVVSNEMPTMPVYLWTVPMFHCNGWCMVWGTAAQGGTSVCMAGSLSPKVVFEKIVRHRVTNMGGAPTVLSMLVNAPASEQRPLPGTVRISTGGAPPPPHILAKMDELGFNVVHGYGLTETYGAATLCVWKPEWDALPAAERARIMARQGVPQLMLDGLEIKDPVTMATVPSDGRTVGEVMLRGNTVMSGYYKDAAATAEAMRGGWLRSGDLAVRHPDGYIQLKDRSKDIIISGGENISSIEVESALFGHPAVLDAAVVARPDDHWGETPCAFITLKDGANATEADIIGFCRERLPRYMAPRTVVFADLPKTSTGKTQKYLLREKARAMGSLPKQGTSKL is encoded by the coding sequence ATGGATGGATCGGTGCGGTGCGAAGCAAACTACGTGCCGCTGACGCCGCTGAGCTTCCTggagcgcgccgcgctcgtgtacGGCGCGCGCACGGCCGTCGTCTTGGGCGACAGGGAGTACTCGTGGCGCGACACGCGGGACCGGTGCCTCGCCGGCGCGTCCGCGCTCGCGCGCCTCGGCGTCGGCCGCCGGGACGTGGTGGCGGTCCTGGCCGCGAACACGCCGGCCATGTACGAGCTGCACTTCAGCGTGCCCATGACCGGCGGCGTCCTGTGCACGCTCAACACCCGGCTCGACGCGGCCATGGTGTCCGTGCTCCTCAGCCACTCGGAGGCCAAGGTCTTCCTCGTCGAGTCGCAGTTCCTCGCCGTCGCCCGCGACGCCCTGGCGCTGCTCGCCGAAGACAAAGCCACCGTGCCTCTCCTCATCACGATTGACGCCGACGGCGATGGTAGCAGCGAGGGCGCGCCGGAGTACGAGGCCCTTCTGAGGAGCGCGCCGCGCGGCTTCGAGATCAGGTGGCCCGCCGACGAGTGCGACCCGATATCCCTGAACTACACGTCGGGGACCACATCGCGGCCCAAGGGCGTCATCTACAGCCACCGGGGCGCGTACCTCAACACGCTGGCCGCCGTGGTCTCCAACGAGATGCCGACCATGCCGGTGTACCTCTGGACCGTGCCCATGTTCCACTGCAACGGCTGGTGCATGGTGTGGGGCACGGCGGCGCAGGGCGGCACCAGCGTCTGCATGGCCGGGAGCTTGTCGCCCAAGGTCGTCTTCGAGAAGATCGTGCGCCACAGGGTGACCAACATGGGCGGCGCGCCCACGGTGCTCAGCATGCTCGTGAACGCGCCAGCGTCAGAGCAGAGGCCGCTGCCGGGCACGGTGCGCATCTCCACGGGCggcgcgcctccgccgccgcacaTCCTGGCCAAGATGGACGAGCTCGGGTTCAACGTCGTCCACGGGTACGGCCTCACCGAGACGTACGGTGCGGCGACGCTGTGCGTGTGGAAGCCGGAGTGGGACGCGCTACCGGCCGCCGAGCGCGCCCGGATCATGGCGCGGCAGGGCGTGCCTCAGTTGATGCTGGATGGCCTGGAGATCAAGGACCCGGTGACCATGGCGACCGTGCCATCCGACGGGCGCACCGTCGGCGAGGTCATGCTCCGCGGGAACACGGTGATGAGCGGGTACTACAAAGACGCGGCTGCCACGGCGGAGGCCATGCGCGGCGGGTGGCTGCGCTCAGGGGACCTCGCCGTGAGGCACCCGGACGGGTACATCCAGCTCAAGGACCGGTCCAAGGACATCATCATATCGGGCGGCGAGAACATCAGCTCCATCGAGGTGGAGTCGGCGCTGTTCGGCCACCCCGCCGTGCTGGACGCCGCCGTGGTCGCCAGGCCGGACGACCACTGGGGCGAGACGCCGTGCGCGTTCATCACGCTCAAGGACGGCGCCAATGCCACGGAAGCAGACATCATTGGATTCTGCCGGGAACGGCTGCCGCGCTACATGGCGCCCAGGACAGTGGTCTTCGCCGACTTGCCCAAGACATCGACGGGCAAGACGCAGAAGTATCTCCTCCGGGAGAAGGCCAGGGCCATGGGAAGCCTGCCTAAGCAGGGCACAAGCAAGCTGTAG
- the LOC124695301 gene encoding uncharacterized protein At4g14100-like, whose translation MSPLPLVAVLLLCLLSPHPHDAAGSPDPTPTPWPLQFHATLLMDYHGNLSLDDLWYDWPGGLNLQAIRYQLAADAPYYNAEWNNGTSFFYTPARRACRSVQVRVGILRPDWLVPGAAYLGRVPVGGFDCYVWSKGDFITYYEDVATGRPVKWVFYTGRTAYVMSFDPGAVLEDVERQTPAYCFTDNDALVSEPEMHDDGSFIPKSRMLRGG comes from the exons ATGTCGCCTCTGCCTCTCGtggccgtcctcctcctctgcctcctctccCCGCACCCGCACGATGCCGCTGGCTCGCCCGACCCAACCCCAACCCCATGGCCGCTGCAGTTCCACGCGACgctcctcatggactaccacggcAACCTCTCCCTCGACGACCTCTGGTACGACTGGCCGGGCGGGCTGAACCTGCAAGCCATCCGCtaccagctcgccgccgacgcgCCCTACTACAACGCCGAGTGGAACAATGGCACCTCCTTCTTCTACACCCCGGCGCGCCGCGCGTGCCGCTCCGTCCAGGTGCGCGTCGGCATCCTCAGGCCCGACTGGCTCGTCCCCGGCGCCGCCTACCTCGGCCGCGTCCCCGTCGGCGGGTTCGACTGCTACGTCTGGAGCAAGGGCGACTTCATCACCTATTACGAGGATGTGGCCACGGGGCGCCCCGTCAAATGGGTCTTCTACACCG GCCGTACTGCGTATGTGATGAGCTTCGATCCAGGGGCAGTGCTGGAGGACGTCGAACGGCAGACGCCTGCCTACTGTTTCACCGACAACGATGCCCTTGTCTCTGAACCTGAGATGCATGACGATGGGAgcttcatccccaagagcagaatGCTGAGAGGGGGTTAA